TGTAGGCTGGAGGACCTCATCGCCAaaatcgaactcagggctggGACGGCTGATGACGCTGGCTCGAAACAGCGCGACAAGTGCGTTGCGTCCCAGTGGAGAAACCCAAGAAGCACTTTCCGGAATCGACGAACCATCACATAGCAATCGGCAGGAAGCTACGGTATCTTTGTCGTTATCAGCTGAGATAGGAACTGGACGAATTCCAGATTCTTGGTTCGTCTACTGCGGAAGCACCGGTGCGGTCGTGGACCGAACAGTGCTGATTATACTCGGGGTGTTGGCTTCCGCGTCTGGCTGGATAACTTGAACCGATAGGGCAAGTGTCAATGGCCACCGGTTGAAGTTTTTTTGACTGGTCCACGAATTCACGGAAAAGGATCCCCGTAGGCCAAGTCAATGGACTTAACGTGACATCTTTAACTGCTGGATCTAATCCGATTTTGAACGAAACGAAATTTCTGGTGGAGCCATCCACACCTTTTGGGAGCAATCGTTTTACATTTACCGGCAAAGTAAGGTCCAGGCAGCGGGATACAATTTTGCTGACATCCTCATCCTTTATCTGGGGCTGAAGTCCAGCTAAATAAAGCCAAAACTTCGGTGTCGGAGGAGAAGGTACAATGAACGGAACAGAAAGATCACTGAGATCGACGGACTTGGTCCCAGTCATTGTAGACGACACAAGTGAAAGACCGTCATTGCCACGGCGACGCTTATAGTTCGGTGATGGATGCGCTTGTGGTGTCCCTTTTAGTGGTGGAAACGAGTATATCTTATCCGTATTTTGCTTATTTGCTTATATTATGAAGTTTGAGAACAAActtggaataaatatttgtatcgaataacatcagaaaaaagaAGGATTTTAGATAGAGATAATAGAAGAAGCTCTCTGGATAAAAGCCCTTATCACCAGAAATGTACATTCTCGATACGATCTCTTCTCAGGCATGATTAAAGTTAGAtatgttcatgattttttttttataatttgtcattcttaaatttcataaaagataTCTGAAAACATCcagcaaaaaaattaatgcttttGTTATCTCTTTCCAGATGCAAAGCTCCCTAACGGAAAAGGAACTGAAATCGTACTCATCGGCAGGGGCCGTGGCGGAAGAAGTTTTGGGCGGCATTCGAACGGTGGTTGCCTTCGGTGGGGAACGAAAGGAGTTCGACCGCTACAAGGATCGACTGGCTCCGGCAGAATACAACGGAGCTCGGAAGGGTCTATTTTCCGGCATCGGAGGAGGTGTCATGTGGTTCATCATCTACTGCTGTTATGCGCTGGCCTTCTGGTACGGAATCAGCTTAATTCTGGACGATCGTGGAAAGGACGAAAAGGATTACACTCCGGCGGTGTTGATTATTGTACTGTTTGGAGTATTGGCGGGTGCTCAAAATCTTGGTCTATCATCTCCTCATCTGGAAGCGTTCTCCACCGCTAAAGGATCGGCTGCTAGTATTTTCTCGGTCATCGATCGGATCCCGATTATTGACTCGCTCAGTGATGAAGGGAAAAGGCCAAGTTCAATCAATGGACAAATTCAGTTCACAGATGTACACTTTCGATATCCGGCTCGAAATGACGTTCAAGTCCTGCAGGGTCTTAATCTCACGATTGATGCTGGAAAAACTGTTGCTCTGGTTGGACCATCTGGTTGTGGCAAATCTACCTGTCTCCAGTTGATCCAGCGACTTTACGATCCTCTTAGCGTacgtaactttttttcaattttcaagagacatacttttaatattttttattgcgTTACAGGGAAGTGTAACAGTCGATGGAAATAAAATTAGCGAACTGAACATTAGTTGGTTGCGATCATACATTGGAGTTGTTGGCCAAGAACCGGTCCTGTTTGCGGCTAGTATTGCGGAAAACATCAGCTACGGTAATCCGGAAGCCTCTCAACAAGAAATTGAAAAGGCTGCCAGGATCGCCAATTGCCATACTTTTATAACCCGACTACCCAACGGATACCATACGATAATCGGAGAACGAGGTGCTCAACTATCCGGTGGTCAGAAGCAACGTATTGCCATTGCCCGTGCCTTGGTCCGCAATCCCACAATACTGCTGCTGGATGAAGCCACCTCTGCCTTGGATCCGAACTCCGAGAAACGTGTCCAGGATGCGTTGGAACGTGCAAGTGTTGGACGAACTACTCTAGTCGTTTCTCATCGACTTTCCACCATCACCAATGCCGATAAAATCGTGTACATCGAGAAGGGTGTAGTCGTTGAACAGGGAACTCACGATGAACTGATGATGAAGAAGGGTTTGTACTTTGACTTGGTACTGGCCAGCGGTGCTCGAAAAGAAGAAGAGGACTTCGATGAATCAACGGATCCAAAACCCGAATCGATAAAGGTTGAGTCCGTTGCCGATGAGGATGATTGCACCGATGACGAATCGGATGGATCCAAATCTGCGGAAGTTGTTGAGGAGCAGAAAGAGGAAACCTATCCGGTTTCGATATTCCGGCTGATCAAGTTGAACTCTCCCGAGTGGCACTATATTCTGTTTGGCTGTGCTTCGGCTATTGTCGTGGGCTCATCGTTTCCGGCCTTTGCTATCTTGTTCGGCGAGATGTATGGTGTAAGTATTAAGCTTTAATTTCACGACGAAACAGTCGGCAAACTAGTATTTCACATGACACAAGATCATAGTaaaactggaaaactaatcccCTGCATTATTTCCAGATCCTTTCGATTGCCGATCCGGACTACGTCCGTGAAGAGTCTAGCTTCTATTCGATTTTGTTCCTGATTCTCGGCTTGGTCACTGGTCTGGGTACGTTCTTGCAAACCTATCTGTTCAACATTGCCGGTGTTCGATTAACAACTCGACTGCGTCAGAAAACTTTCCGAGCGATCATCAATCAAGAAATGGCTTGGTTCGACGATAGCAACAATGGAGTGGGAGCACTCTGCGCCCGATTATCCGGTGATTGTGCCAGTGTTCAGGGAGCTACCGGAACTCGAATTGGATCGCTTCTGCAGGCGGCCTCTACTATTTGTATCGGAATCGGAGTTTCGTTCTATTACTCCTGGAACCTTACCTTGGTATCGATATTTGCAATCCCAGTTGTGCTGGGATCGATCATCATCGAATCTCACTACATGGAATCGAGTGGGTTGAAGGAAAAACAGTCGCTTGAGAGTGCCATAAAAATGGCGGTGGAAGCCATTTCGAATATTCGCACCGTTGCTAGTTTGGGACAGGAGCCGCACGTGTTGGAGCGATACCGCAAGGAGACTGATAATGTAGATCAGGCTTGTAGGAAGAAGACTAGACTGCGAGGTGTGGTCTTCGCATTGGGTCAAGTTATGCCCTTCAGTGGTTATGGACTGGCTTTGTACTACGGTGGAAAGTTGGTTTCCGAGGGTTCTTTGCACTACAAGGATGTTATAAAGTAAGTTTCAAACTAAAACTTTATAAATGGAATAAAATCTAATCATATGATCACCTACAGAGTTTCGGAAGCACTCATATTTGGAGCTTGGATGTTGGGACAAGCATTGGCCTACGCACCGAACGTGAACTCAGCTATGCTTTCAGCCGGACGTTTGATGAGACTACTGGACCGTAGTCCTAAAATGCACAATCCCTCCAGTTCCTACCATTCACTAGAACAGGTAAATTTGACTACTTCATGGAATTTAACAAAAGACAAGTAAGATTAACATTGACTGGCAATTGCTTGCAGGAACATGAAGGAAACATTAAGTTCTCGGACGTGGAATTCCGATATCCGACTAGACCGATGATGCCCATTTTACAGAATCTCAATCTCGACATCCAGAAGGGAAATACTGTTGCTCTGGTTGGTCCCTCTGGATGTGGCAAATCGACCTGCATTCAGCTGTTACTCCGTTATTACGATCCAGATGGTGGTAAAGTGGTATGTATCCGTTAAACGGAATATATTTCCGTAAATTATTTGCACGGTAGCTTATAGCgttaattgtttttcttgaatttcacaGAAATTGGACGGCATTCCAACAACGGACTTCCAGCTGAGCCGAATTCGATCCCAGATAGGCCTAGTATCTCAGGAGCCGGTCCTGTTCGATCGAACGATCGCTGAAAACATTGCCTATGGAGACAACACCCGGGACATCGACATGACGGAAATCATCGAGGCTGCTAAGATGGCTAACATCCACGAGTTCATCATCAACCTACCCAAGGGCTACGATACCAGCTTGGGAACCAAGGGTGCTCAGCTTTCCGGAGGACAGAAACAACGAATTGCCATTGCCCGAGCACTGGTTCGTAACCCTCGAATATTGCTGCTAGATGAGGCAACCTCAGCCCTAGATAACCAAAGTGAAAAAATTGTCCAGAATGCTCTGGACCATGCCCGAAAGGGACGCACTTGCATCATCATTGCACATCGCCTTACGACCATCCAAAATGCCGACGTTATCTGTGTGATCCAGAATGGAGCCGTCGTTGAGAAGGGAACCCACGACGAACTGATGACGCTGAACAGGATCTACGCCAAGCTCTACACTATGCAGCAGGTCGCTTAAAGTGCACTTAACGACGACAGAGAGAGCTCGAACAAATCATTCAGTATtgattgttattttgttatCCCGTTTATTGACGCAATCAGAAGACTTCACGTGCCGTAAAGGGTGTATGTTTTAAGTACATCCTtagaaaaaaactataaacataGAACGCATCAATCTGGGGACCCGATCCCAGGCCAGACGTTAAGCAAACCAGTTTAGCAGTGATATTATAAATGCCTCTTTAATTTTAGCTTAGCTAAGCTTCTAAGGAAATTTTTTAGATCTTTCAAATTCATTATATACGAGAAGCAAATTACAGCAAGTCGAATTAAAATCCCTTCAACAAACTTGAGCCCTGTTATACATGTTTGTAAAAACAGAGCAACGCACTGTAATTTGATATCGCACAatcaattttaaccaaaaacaaaattcgtatttgaaaaaaaataacaaaaagagaGACAGAAACATGAGAAAACGCAACCACATGCCATGTTTAGATTGTGTAGTAAGAACTGGGCTCACCATGCTCAACAGCAACGACGAAGTTACTCAGCTATTTAGAAATCAACGAATCTTCACACACAATCAAATACCTGACGAATTTCAATTTCCTTGTTGTTAGATTGTATTCATATAGTTATATTATTTATATAGGAAATAAAGatgtttattataaatttaaatgatttgtgtttttttttattatttagaacCATATTGCTAGTTTTTCCATCATGTCAGCTTGAATTGTTCGATCGTATTTCCCGtcaaaggtaaaattttatccacTGTAATGCCAgaacctgaaaaaaaagaatgtacAATAGAATAAAAATCTTAGAAAAGTAAATAAAGTTACCAAGAAAGATATTCGTAATTTTATGAAGTGATTGATCTCTGTAATCtttgtttgttacttaatttatcggccttatcggttaAAAGTAATGTTCTGTTTAGTAAAAACATcaaagtttattaaattttatagacGAATAGaaagttagatgaaatgaaagatgatgaaaatgaacgggtagaatttatttagaagcattatcatattataccaaatttttgttcagcacgggccaactactatttatgaagtggtagatatcGATAGAGATGTATATACTActacacattagtaggccaagcgtggttcgccccaTAAGCGAAAGctgaacaaaaagatggtatgtgatcgctcagataagctccctttaactcagaaacggaTCTATCGATGTGTAGCATTCTCAGTTTGTTGTATTCGTGTTTGTTTCAACCATGGTTTGGTTGCAGAACTTTACGGTCGATAGTCTAAGAGTGGGCTACCACCGATGGTATGATaccgtgtttttgtttttttttagagtttCTGAATTGAAGTGGGTTTATCTGAGTGAGAAGTTTATTAAACTGaccctcaaaaacaaattttgctatTGCTACTCGACAATGCGACTGATTAATTCTGATGCATAacaaaacttgtgaaaaaaataacttcaaaaaaaaatccatcgctTGAATCCTGTAACGCAGCTGCTCGTGGTCTCTAGCATAAATGGTGATACggacaaaatttggttaatatcaacttgacgtatttctttcaattttgcattttaaaaacctgaacacccctcattttgaagatgtgtgtgtgtagaatgttgctcctattttgattttggaattcactcttcagttgtcaaaatgccgtccaaggaaaaagagcagcgtatcaaaattttgctcacgcatcgcgaaaatccgagctactcgcacgcaaagctggcaaaatcgctaaaagttgccaaatcaaccgttacaaatgtaattaaaggtagtctggatcggggggaaatcgaaaaccgaaagccgctgagacgacaaagagagttgccggtagtttcaagcgaaaccctaacctctctctccgaaatgccgcaaataagctgggtgtatcgtctacaaccgtgcatcgagccaaaaaccgaGCTGgattatcgacttacaagaaggtagtgactacaaatcgcgatgataaacaaaatacgacggccaaagcgcgatcccggaggctgtacacgacgatgctgacgaagtttgattgcgtggtaatagacgacgaaacctacgtcaaagcagtttccgggacaggagttttctACGGCAAAAGAagggggaaaggtagcagatattttcatgcacatgaaactgtcaaagttcgcgaagaaatatctggtttggcaatccatctgtacctgtggcttgaaaagcagtattttcatagcttccgggactgtcagccaagaaatttacgtgagagagtgtttgaataaacgtctgctgcctttcctgaagaaacacggttgttccgtactgttttggccggatttggcatcttgccattacgataaaaaggccatagagtggtacgccaccaacatcgtgcaggtggttcccaaggacaagaaccctcccaacacgccagatctccgcccaattgagaaatactgggctattgtcaagcggaacctaaagaagaccaaaaaaactgctaaggacgagtagcagttcaaggcaaaaatggctttctgcggcgaagaaggtgcacaaggtggctgtacaaaatctgatggcagggtttaagcgtaaggcccggcaattcggatttggaaaagcggaagcctaactgaatatttttcctaaattttatactaattaaacttgaaaaagaaatttaatttgattttttaaataaacgatttcaccgatttacacgtgttttctcttgaccaaatttcgaccgtatcactctttataAGTATGCATTTGCTGATTCTTTTGCAACAAAATCATGATGTTCTAGTACCTACTCTTCTCCTGTAGAGAAATAAAACAATTCTCGTaacaaaaacctttgttttagCTATTTTGAAAAGACTAAGAAGAGTACTTTCATTTGTATATTTTGCAGCTTAAGAACGACCTCAaccaatcaatttaatttttaatgaattccATGATTAAGTGCAacgtttttgttagattttgctAGCTGATATTTCAgtaaaaaagtgtttagtgGAACAAAAATTTCCGATTGATTGAGTCCACAAAATTGCTCTCAGTTTTCTCTCAAAAGAGAAGGATTGGGCAAAAATGTTGCGGAAAATGAAGAAGAAGGTTGCAGTCACCGccaatacagattagacgaagtattacaggaaaaaaaaactgatacatatcatgactgaaacatgtttattgtttattgaaaataatatcatctgacataggtgtcttaatgatcttaaTACTATTTGTACATAACAAGATTCTTAGTTTCGTAATTGTTCGCTCAAATCAGATTCAATCCGACGTCTAAAGATTGAAATGGATACATTAAAGTCAAAGTGTGTAAAATGGCGTAAAAAGCAAGTTATTGCGGAACGTAGAGGATCATTGCTGCCATAGCGCGTGCTTCTTGATTCCAAAGAGAGCCAATTTCGATTGCGAAGAGTTCGTTCTGGTGCGTAGATGTTACATCGGGAAAGCAGCCATGCGCAATCGATTTCGTTTCGTAAAATCTTTGCCACGAATAGAGATTGGGCGATGGAATGGCGATCTGATAGCGTTTGAAGACCAAGCAGAGCACAACGATGAGCATATGGTGGCAAGTTTAACGGGTTTTCCCAGGGTAGctcacgaagagcataacgCACAAATCGTCGTTGAATTGCCTCAAAACGCGTAATCCAAGCAGCTTCGAAAGGCCACCATACCAGGTTCGCCGATTCCAATATTGatcgaaccaggcagcaatacagagctcgcaagCAGATCGGATCGGTGAATCCTTTACTCAAACGTATGATGAATCCCAGCATGCGGTTTgccttctcgagtaccacagagtaatgaCGTTTAAAAGTCATACGACTGTCCAATAAaacgccaagatcctttatctcCTCTACACGATGCATTTGCACGCCCAGTATATTGTAATTATACAAGAACGGGTGTTTCCTGCGCCCAAATGTGATAATACAGCACTTAGAAACGCTCAAAACCAGTAAATTATAGGCACACCAGCTCGCTACTATGTCCAGGAAACGTTGTAACGCGTAACAATCATCTAGGCTGTTTAtaactaaatatatttttaggtcGTCCGCATACTGGAGAACTCCACATCCAATGAGGAGCAAATTTATATCATTACAGAACAGCGTAAACAATAATGGACCCAGATTGCTGCCTTGCGGTACGCCagattttggaataaaatcaaaggattcagcagaaccaattttattatcttattttgatcgccgctgggatatattcttatctaagtttgtggcatatcggcaaattgaaaatctaattagagagcaattaagacagacatgaaaattgataggtggaaaggtcaaagctagagcgctttgggtagaagaaacgaatagatggtgaaactgtgagcttagggcattgttttttatcgacagcatgaaactgcttgtgtgattctttacccagcacctgctggctgtttgtagtaagtgacgaagaagccacattgctacccacaaccagctcagatgggtcgaacacatgaggttgcgttcgaccgggcaaaaaatcacacaagcatGTCGATAAAAAACAATGCCCTAagctcacagtttcaccatctattcgtttcttctacccaaagcgctctagctttgacctttccacctatcaattttcatgtctgtcttaattgctctctaattagattttcaatttgccgatatgccacaaacttagataaggAGAACCAATTTTAACAGCTAGTCGGCGATTCGTTAGGTAACTGTTAATCCACGCACACAGTCTTTCGGAGAATCCCAGGcgatgcaattttttcaggagGATTTCATGGTTCACTGAATCGAATGCAGCTGATATATCTGTGTAAATAGCATCGATTTGTTTGCCACCATCCATTTTCGATATACAGAATGATGTAAAAACTGTTAGGTTTGAAGTTACCGATCGTTTTGGGAAAAATCCATGCTGATtctcagagatccagttccgacAAGCTGAGAACATAACATCGTTGACGATCCTCTCCAATACCTTCGAGCatgcagctagcgatgtgacacctctGTAATTGTGAACATCttgtttgtcaccttttttgtggaCTGGACTCATACACGATTTTTTCCAGATGGAAGGGAATTTCTGTTGAACTAGGGACTGATTAAAGATGTGGGTAAGAGGTTTTATCAGTGAATtgcgacattttttcaatacgcAGGCCGGTATTCCATCTTGTCCGAACGAAGTGGAATACTTCAGATTAATGATAGCCTCTGAGACCATTTCCTCACTAATAGCAAAAACGTCCAGATTCAGAACATCAGTGGGTAGTCGCGTGACGGCAGCGTTTATTTGATCGGCAGTTGGCGATTCGACTGAAAAAACACTGGAGAAGTGCGTTGCAAAAAGGTTGCATTTTTCAGCTGGTGACGTGGCAAATCTGTTATTTAAATGGAGTATCGCAGGAAGACCGGATTCTTTCCGTTTGGAGTTCacaaatttccagaacttttttggATTGCGTCGAAGTTCACTTTGAGTACGATTTACATAACGGCGATAGCAAAGTCGATTGTATATCCTATATCCTTTTGTAGCatcatttagtttgattttggTAAATGGACACCTGGAATTACAAAACTTCCGCAGCAGTTTCGAACGTGTCTGTTTCAAACGCTTCAGGTGAGCATTAGTCCAAGGAGGTCGAAGAGGAGGCCGCACCAGGGGTACGGATTGGTCAAAAGCATCATCCAAAATTGCGCAAAAAGTACTAACAGCCATATCAACGTCAGTACAGCTATGGAAGTCAGACCAATCATATTCAGAAAGAACACGGTTGATTGTATCGAAATCCGCACGACAAAAGTCACGAGCAGTGTGCGCCAGCCGATGGAAGATACCAAGATTAAAGTAAAAATATCTTACAAaaatggtgaatttttttttcatgttttcccATGAATAATAATAAGATTACCTTAATTTCCTTCTCAGAAAATTTTCCGATCAACCGAATGGTTTTCTTAGCATTagaaactgtcccatttcttcatgaactaagctttatttgtGATCTTTAGATCTGTTGATAACTaaatcattttcatattttttcaatcaacttatacaatttaaaaataatctaagCTTCTTGTTttccagttttaatttttaactttttatatcaaaatttttggagcaatAGAATCCCATTGGTAATTCTCCTGCTCATGCACGCGCCAACCTTTTAGCTAAAATGTCAAACTTGATTTATGAAATATAAACACTGTGGTCGAGTGAAAACCCATCCAGCTACAGATCAAAGGAATGGTAATTCAATTAACATATAACAACACTCAGAAAAGAATGTATTTGCATTGTAATCGATTATTACTTGGTCTTATAACGATTATGATGACAGCTCTGAACGTCACATTGAGTGCTAaacttttattgaataaaaaaggtttttacttCTAGAACAGCATTGTTTCCAGAAATTAAAAGATTACAATGAGAAAGGTTAGTTCAGTTTCACAAGCAAACTTATCTTTCATTACATAGCATCAACAATCTCGTACTTGTGATAGGGTAACTGCAATGCAACCATTTGTCACTACTTATTTCATCTATTAAATTCCTACTCACTTAGtgaataattaaagaaattaaCCGGTTAGCTTTGTATCAATCAGTATTTTCTTCCAACACGCCTGTTACCTAGTTGTAGTCAAATTATCACATTTCTTTTTGAGGTAGTTATCTGCTATTTAAAATCATGTTAGGTACATGTTTAATTGATTTATAcacaatcagaaaaaaatgagagatAATAAAGCCAATTTGCAAAATCATGTAAAATGAGCTGCTCGTGCAATGAGAAACACGAAAATTAATTAATGCTTTAATTTAAAACCTCTCTAAAGATCCTCTTTCCTCCAAGTTAtaattgaatggaaatttatcaatcaattttgtttttgttgaaatgttggCAGTATATGATTGGTCGTGCTTTTGGTTTACTTTTCTATATTTTCCGACATTTGACATGCTTGGCATATTTTTTAACTGAACCGGAGGTATTACAAAAACTTTACCTGTTTCTCGagctaaaaaaaaaccttcaaaaaagatgagaaaacagcaaaacaaaaacttgatgTGCGAAAGGTCGGATTTTCTGCCGAGGAATCTatcagcgaattcaactcgatgaagtcaaatgaaaaatagagctacagcttggcttgatTCGTCtatcgatttggcctattggtaaggtgtcggagaggtaatcagcaGACTCGAggtcgattcctgttcgaggggatttttttgcacataccattcatgattgattttctttattgttacattagacggctaatagcatcaaagcatcatccgtcaaacaaaacaccagaaacataatgtatgagcatgtgtttattctttgaattctacaaacagacctagattattatGTTATTgcatt
This sequence is a window from Uranotaenia lowii strain MFRU-FL chromosome 3, ASM2978415v1, whole genome shotgun sequence. Protein-coding genes within it:
- the LOC129754081 gene encoding multidrug resistance protein homolog 49, with amino-acid sequence MTNKDFPQCNGSQTSISINYKNGIANDAMSVSSHKPGKDVLSIKFNKPPEKVTPGSSSTPVSYFKLFRFATWGEITATILGVILASFASLGLPYGVILYGEFTTLLVDRTIAIGKSTDTSILSLFGGGKVLVNASLEENRAAILDDAKAFGIGVIVVTVVQFLAASLSVDVINRSANRQISRIRQLFLKAVLRQDMSWYDLNRDDSFAVRITDDLDKLKEGIGEKLSIFTYLVMSFTISVIFSFFYGWKLTLVILSCAPIIILATAFVAKMQSSLTEKELKSYSSAGAVAEEVLGGIRTVVAFGGERKEFDRYKDRLAPAEYNGARKGLFSGIGGGVMWFIIYCCYALAFWYGISLILDDRGKDEKDYTPAVLIIVLFGVLAGAQNLGLSSPHLEAFSTAKGSAASIFSVIDRIPIIDSLSDEGKRPSSINGQIQFTDVHFRYPARNDVQVLQGLNLTIDAGKTVALVGPSGCGKSTCLQLIQRLYDPLSGSVTVDGNKISELNISWLRSYIGVVGQEPVLFAASIAENISYGNPEASQQEIEKAARIANCHTFITRLPNGYHTIIGERGAQLSGGQKQRIAIARALVRNPTILLLDEATSALDPNSEKRVQDALERASVGRTTLVVSHRLSTITNADKIVYIEKGVVVEQGTHDELMMKKGLYFDLVLASGARKEEEDFDESTDPKPESIKVESVADEDDCTDDESDGSKSAEVVEEQKEETYPVSIFRLIKLNSPEWHYILFGCASAIVVGSSFPAFAILFGEMYGILSIADPDYVREESSFYSILFLILGLVTGLGTFLQTYLFNIAGVRLTTRLRQKTFRAIINQEMAWFDDSNNGVGALCARLSGDCASVQGATGTRIGSLLQAASTICIGIGVSFYYSWNLTLVSIFAIPVVLGSIIIESHYMESSGLKEKQSLESAIKMAVEAISNIRTVASLGQEPHVLERYRKETDNVDQACRKKTRLRGVVFALGQVMPFSGYGLALYYGGKLVSEGSLHYKDVIKVSEALIFGAWMLGQALAYAPNVNSAMLSAGRLMRLLDRSPKMHNPSSSYHSLEQEHEGNIKFSDVEFRYPTRPMMPILQNLNLDIQKGNTVALVGPSGCGKSTCIQLLLRYYDPDGGKVKLDGIPTTDFQLSRIRSQIGLVSQEPVLFDRTIAENIAYGDNTRDIDMTEIIEAAKMANIHEFIINLPKGYDTSLGTKGAQLSGGQKQRIAIARALVRNPRILLLDEATSALDNQSEKIVQNALDHARKGRTCIIIAHRLTTIQNADVICVIQNGAVVEKGTHDELMTLNRIYAKLYTMQQVA